A single Anopheles funestus chromosome 2RL, idAnoFuneDA-416_04, whole genome shotgun sequence DNA region contains:
- the LOC125763144 gene encoding uncharacterized protein LOC125763144, whose translation MSNSAMVAVAICCILVLLAVFIVLIIVVGSTMGEPK comes from the coding sequence ATGAGTAACAGTGCGATGGTGGCCGTGGCGATCTGCTGTATATTGGTGCTGCTAGCCGTGTTTATCGTGCTGATCATAGTGGTCGGTTCGACGATGGGCGAACCGAAGTGA